The Oncorhynchus nerka isolate Pitt River linkage group LG15, Oner_Uvic_2.0, whole genome shotgun sequence genome contains the following window.
tctcaatttgcagtgtgtgtgtgtttgctaatTGGTTgtacagccagacttatttgccattccttttgcctcatccctctaaaCCATAACATTTTTCAATGCCTCATCAATCCACAGTGATTTAACAATTTGTAGTTATTTTTTTAACGGGTGCatacttattagtaactggaataagcaatttcataaatgtgtcaattgCAGTCTGGttgttcctcattacacaccacagacaaacaaatactatttacaccatcaacataggaatcactacaaaacctattgtatgacctcttatacactttGCATTATCAAACACATCTATGCAGCCTCTGAGGTTTTAATGAATGGAGAAGCCATTTGGTTAGTATGTTGCCTGAGGTGATCCGTGATTCTCCCAAAATGGCTTATTCCAAGGCAACCCTGTGCTGAGAAGGCAAATGATGATGGCACACTTTGCCTGCATGTATTATGTACGTGCATTGACAGGACACACGTAATTCTTCCTAAATCAAAGAGCCTATTTGCATCATGGCTTTGTTGAGTATTCTGTTCTAAAGGGTGTCGATTACGCAAGTCATTGACCACAGCATCTTGGCGGGCCAAACTCATTTGCGAAGGTTTTAATGGCACGTCGACTGTGCTCTGAAATTGCATAACACCATGTCCACCCCCATCATGGTTTATTAGAACTGTACAGCCTCTGGTTTAATTCCTCTTGCATAGGTCATTTTCCTTGTATATATCCTACAACTTATATGTTTCTTTACTTAGTTAATGTTCACTGTGTTCCTTGAGTAAATGATGCATGCAAGCCATACATAGAACATGCCTGTCTCAAAAAAGATTGACAACGTGGAGAGAGCAAGGGAagcaacaaataaataaataaaatgaagcacaatactatataatatattaGTTTATTTTCTCATATGAAAGGATATATTGAGAATGAACATACAGCACTGAGCACTACATAATATTCAAAGAATGCATACGACAAAATACTTGAAAATGTATGTTGAATAAATATCTTTGGTGCATTTACTAGTGtgggttaaaaataaaaaaaagagtgCAAAAGTATCAATTATGAAAGAAGTATAGGAGGCAATTGATAAACATGTCTTGCTACGTAAACAATAATTGCAAATCATTTCTAAATGCTGTGTGATGAATAAAGTTTGTTACATTCGAAGTCCAACGACTTATTCCCATGATGCAGAACTAGGAAGGCTCGTCTTCTATCCCAGTTTCATCGATATTTCTCCTTTACAATCCAATCAGGACCTACTCCGTTGACTTTCAGCCTGTCTCTCCATATGCTACATTGCACAGTTGGAGCGTCCCACCCTGGTtcctgggcctgtattcataaagggtctcagagtaggaatgctgatctaggatcaggtctgcCCTTTCCATTCAATCTTATTCATTacgatctaaaaggcaaaactgattctAGACCGTGGCTGCTTttctgagacgctttatgaatacGGGCAGAGTTTGGTAATTTCTAAATGTAATTAGTTtggttacagttactagttagttacctgtccaaaattgcaatcagtaacataacttttggattacccaaactcagtaatgtaatcatattacttttggattactttccccttacgAGGCATTAAAGGAGacaaaaaggatccatcaaacatttgatgtgtcatcatagtggtctctgaggTGGAGCACACTTAAAATGTACACCTTTTTCCAACGCTGAAttaaatgtcattgagaaaacaaaaAGGTGTCATCCTTTCGCAAACATTCTTCCTAAATTTAAAAGTAAAGTTTTTTTTTGTAATCAGatacatgtaatcagttactcccaAACCCTGAATACGGGGGGCCCTGGTTCTGAGTTCAGTATTAGAGCTGGGCAGACTGAACCATGGTCAGGTGACAAGACTTACACAGCACCCTCTCATCCAGTGGATGGCAGCCATGGTCGTTTGGCTCTGGGGAGAGCTGGGTACTGCAGACCTGAACACAGGGTGTATAAAAGGGAAAAGGTTGTGAGATGCAGATGCCACAGCCAAAGTTTCCTCTGGGAAAAATTAAGTTATTCTATTCTAACGTTATTCTATTCTTGCTGTACTGAACTGATTGTGAAGAAACCAATCCCCAGTAATTATTCAGCTGATTGAGATCGGCATGCAAATGTAGCGAACACATATCACACTAACATATAAAGAGCCTTTCTCTTGTTCGTGTCCTGTACCTCACAGCGATAGCAGTCCTCGTGGAAGGAGCGTCCCAGGCACTCCACGGTGAAGCTGTCCGTGCCATCCTCTCTTGGAATGATCAGCTGCTGGCAGGCACTACACTGGGGAGCGTATTTCCTTCAACAAACAAATCAGACAAGAGGACCTCATTTCATTATTATGTATTCATGATGAATTATTTTCAATTACAACATCAAGCCCATTTAGTAGCTCTCATCCTCAGGTAATCAGGATACACGAGTGTGTCGGGAACAGAAGACGGAGATTTGTGTCGTAATGCGTTTGTTTACCTGTAGTAATCCTGGAGGCAATACACTTCCCCAACCTCTCCCTGAGCGAATCTCTGCTCTCCAATTGGTTGGCTGCACGTCGCACAGATAAAGCAAGGCGGGTGGTAAGCTCTTTCCAGTGCACGGATAACATGGTCTTTGATAACTTCCCCACATGCCCAGCAAAGTTCCAAACTGGCCTGCAGGAAAGAGAGTAGtttatcatcatcatcttcatcctcATCTGAAGTCAATCTCTATAACATGTACTGTTCCTCCCCAGGAGGTTGTTTATACCTGGTAACAGTCCTCACAGAGTGGTATTCCTGCCTTATTGTAGTACAGTTTACCAGCCAGAGGGATATGGCACTGTCTGCACTGGAAGCAACTGGCGTGGTATGTCCTGTTCAGAGCCTCTATGGCAGTTTCACTCAGAGCCACAGGCTTACGGCAGAAGCCACACACCTCTACGAAGCACACATTCACATATCAAGCAGGGTAAAATTACACATTGAGTCTTGAGGGTGCGTAATGTCAAAATCTctcacaattgtgtgtgtgtgtgtgtgtgtggggagaggaTTATTTAATATTTCAATTGTTATGTGGTGTCCTTGATTTGATATGGGGTTAATTCGAGCCCTGATATCTTAACGGTGAATTGTGAAAAGTTACATACCCAGGTGACATTTCTTTAAGGTCACAGACACAGTTTCACCTTACCCTTGCTCTCCACCATCTGTAGCTGTTCCTGGGATGGTTCCTTCTGTTCCCCCCCACTAGATGGTGTTCTTTGCTCTGGCGGTCTATTCACTGCAAAGTTCTGTGGGTAAAAAAAAGGGGGATTAAGTCAAAGATTCTTCACTTGCGTGACTAATCATTTTGTTTGGCACACAGACACGCTATTCTTCAGCCTTCCTCAACAGTGCCATTTTAAAATAAAGTCAATACActattttctctctgttttctcggTCTCAAAATTTGAGCATTTTGTAGTTTTTTTTGTCCAAACTTTCTGGATCGAGAGGGATTCAATTCATGGTTACGGAGaaaggtctcacacacacacacacacacacacacacagacagagtgttTTTAGCAAAAATACATAAACTCCCCAGTGCCCCAGAGAAAGGGGAACAACACTCCATGTACCCAATAGTCCTGCTCTCTCCATTCAGGCATCTTTATTGGTTTGTGCTGTTATTGTTTCGACTGAGAGTTGGAGAACAGAATAATGGGGTGACAGGGAGGGTAAAGTTTCCCTGAGAGGGATCAACAGTCCTGtttctgaatttaaaaaaatttgCGAAAGAAAATGTAGAAGTGCTTTAGAAGCGGGTGCTAATGTGTTTTTGTGCTGTGTCATCCACTGTATCCAAAAGACAGCTGTGTTTCCCCCCCACTAATCTGTACTACAGATGCATCCTTGTTGTCTCCTCAACGGATGTCATATACACGTTAGAGTCTCTGCACACAGCGAATGGCACCTCTCAGTATCATGGCCTGCTAagacattattgaacatttcAACAGAATGGTCAAGAGATGAGGTCTCGTGAGAAATATATGGGGAACTGTTATATAGTGTTGTCAGAAGAAATCTAAACATGGAGGGCGTTGAACGGCAATAATATAGCCTGGCCCCACATCGGTTTGTACAGCCTTACCAACTTCTACGGTCATCGTGCCAGGGCTAGCAATAACATGGCATGGGATGTAGAATACTAGGGTCAATCTTACCGGTTGTTCAGACACTGTTGGTCTGTCTGGATACACAGGTCGGAGGATGGGAGCAGTTGGCGTCTCCTGTACGggtggaggaggcaggagaggtGCAAGATCCTCCGTCAGTTCAGCATCCACAGACACAGGaggaaggggaggtggaggagggagctCTGTGAGGAAAAGAGGTTCCAGTGTAGCAATAATAACACTGCATTCAGCATCACAACCCTGCCGGTCAACGTGCTATTTAAAAATGTACTTTGTTATCATTCATAACAATCCTGTCACGTGTAAATTGTAATATCTAGATTTCTTCACAACAAAATTACAGCTTTTGTAATGAATGTATTGGCTGCTCCTCATTACCCTCAGGACCCTTGTATGCTGCGGTATCTGTCTGCTGCGTGTCTTCCAGACCCAGGGTGAGGTTAGGGGTCACTGGGCTGGGTGGAGGTCTGGGTTTTGAGGGTCTGGCCAGGGAAGGTGTGGAACTCTGGTCCCCATTCTGTGCACTGCCCTGGGACTCAGACAGAGTCCTCTCTTGCCTATGTATGGAACCATGCTGCGTGTCACAGACACTGGGCTTACGGGTGCTGCTGTCCTCTGGGCTAACCCGCATGGCTGCATGTGGCATGTCATTGGCGGTGGcgctgtgtgtgcgcgtgtgttggTGCTGAGTGACGGTGGCTCTGTAAGGGGACGTCAGCGTGATGAAGACGGAGGAAACCATCCTCTTCTGCGGAGCAGCCGACGCCATGATGCTGAAACACAGAATGCAACGCACTAACATAAAATCCCACCGTAACTAGCACGTGTGAGGGACAAGCTAGGCATACCGTCGAGACTATTGAACACACTGAGGCCCGATGGTGCTAAATTCCGGTGGGAGGTGTCTTTCGAATGCCTAGTCATCTATGCAGTTTCAACACTCACCCATACATGAACGTACAGAACCGTATGGCTGATCTGTGTCAGGGCACAGAATGTTTAGCCCACCAAAGAAAGAAAGAACTTTGCATTGTCACCTCTTTAACTTCCGTTTCATCAAGGTGTGGCGGTGTACACGCTCTGTCAACTGTGCCAAAATAACTTTTTACACCAGCTGACATAACCTGTAACATTTAAACACCACATACCTGCTTCACTCCCTCACGCAGTATAGTACATGtacacaaacatttctaaaatattCATACATACAGTGAGCTGAACTCATGCATGAAAAACCCTACCTGAACAGTCAAAAATACACGCTCacatgactacacacacacacacacactacacacacacacacactagcacaaaGCCTCATCCTCTCTGCGGCCTAACTACTTTGAAATGAGACTCCTAATAATGGCCTAAGTGTAACAGTGAAAAACTAAAACCTCATTCCTCTCCGTATCAAATCCGATCTTCTACTGTGCCGTTACGTACCTGAGTGAAAAATGTGGGCGTCAGCTCTGtattctgtctttccctctctgtgtctcggcACTCCCGGTCTGCTCCTCTATTGTTACTCCTAAACCGCCACTGAGAGGGCGAGCTCTGGCAGAAAGGACAGCTATCTACAGAAAGCCACTCCTTTTCCTCctgcacctccctccctctctctcccctcctccttcctttcccGCTGAATGACAACAACACTTTCCCAACCGTAAAAGGTGAACAGTTAATCACCAACAAAGTGCAGTAAAAAGCATGACACATTCAGACAAGCAGTCTGGCGCACAGGCACACTCACACACGTTGGTAATGCGCACAGCACGTACAGGATCACAGAGTACATGCTGGCCTCCCTCTTTTTTCCTCCCTCTTTATCTTTTGAAATCCAACAGGATGTGACTGTACCTGCCTTTTCCAGCTGCCCTCTTTCTGTAGCTCTCCTCTgcccgctctctccttctccgCTTTCTCTCATTGTTCTGTCAGTTTTATTTTCCCTACCTCCCTCATTGAGTCTGCCCCCCCCCCTTCATTTTTCTCTTCCCATCCCCCGCTCAATTCTATCACTCACTCTTGCTCTCTCGTTTAGCCTCAACTAACTATTGGTCTCAAATGCAGTGCTGTAAAATCAACAAAAACGCATGACCTTTTCCCCAATACTGAATGCTGAGGGCTAAAGAAAGTACAAGTCTACTTCTCACTAAAGTTAGATTCAAACCCCTTCCTCAATCAGTGTCTGGATTAATAGCAGCAACAAATGAACAAACACATTACAGTGCAACGAATCATCGCAAAAATGAAACGGtacagacggagagaaagagagagattgcagGATGTCTGAGAGTTCGAAATCAGCTCTGTTATGGTATGAGCTCTCCTCTCCCGAGTCGGACTTTATCAGCTCTATCAGCAAATGTTTTGCCGTTGAGTGGAGCGTAACCTTGTGGAGCATGCACCCTCATTCCAGCCAGAGGGAAGCTTGTGCAAGAGAAGGGGGAGGCTGAACGTTGAAAGATTCAGAAAAGATAGGGGGCTTGATAATGGAAGGGTGAAACGGAGAAAGGCACAGGCCCAGTGCAGAACTGTGTAAGAGATGAtgtgagagagaaatgagagaacgGAGTGAGAGGTTAAACTGAGAGAAGTGGcttgagagagaaggggagctGCTAGAGGGGGAGCTGGGTCAGGGGTTCTGTGTTGTTCCAATGTCTGAAGAATGGAATGCTGCGCTGCGGTGATGTCACAGCTGCAAGAGGGAGCATGCTCAGTGATGACATCAGCCTCTAAAATCGAGGCCCCCCCTTCTTCAAGAACCCAGAAACCCAGATGCAGAAAAGGGGGAAACTAACAACGCAACTCATATGATTGGGTAAGGGGAGATGGCCATTGTAGGAAAACAGCCCATATTGTTACATCTCTATGAAATAAATGGCTTTTTAGTTGATTCAGTAGAACCCCTTCTACTGAATAAACAAGGCCCTTCCTGTGGCCTATATCTAATACCCGGTTTCAACTCTAATCTGCTTCCATCTGCAACTATTTAAAACCCTAGCCATAGCCCTGGCATCATAAACCAAACACGGTCTCATTTCTCTCTTTCAGGTTAGTCGATAAAGCAAGAAGCATgtctgtacttcctgtttgactGCAAGTGGCCCTAgacaagagtgtctgctaaatgactaaaatgtaaatgtcctaGAGTTGTGCAACTGGGTGTGTTGATGACAGGTTTTTAAAAGGACAAGGTACACCCAGTGCAGACAAcagttaccacacacacacacacctctccctctgctcttcgACTCAACTTCTATCTTCTACGTCTCCTTTTAATCACCCCCCCCATTTTACCGTCCACTGAACTGCTAAGTCTGTATTCCCCCGCCTTCTCTCACTGTATTGCCATGCTTCTTAAATAATAGAAATGATCACCATAGGTGGGCCTGCAAACagacaatatacacacacacacacctgttccatTTTGAATGGTCTGGACATCTGGTAAAGCTAAATAGCATACAATACCTAGCTACGCCACAAATCTACTGCAACGTTATATAATAACATAAGTCACGTAGCCAGGGACCAAACTGTATATCTGTGGCTCTAGCAACCACACCCTTGTCACTATGGTAATAGACTGGTTAATAATTCAGGAGAAGATAAGAGTAAACAAACATCAGTCCCCTTGTGTAAGCAAGGTTAGGTCTCCCTTCACAGGTCCAAACGAGGTTATAAAACAGCAAACATTCATGTTGATATGATTTATGACGGAAACGGTGTGTACATGACAacatcatttatttttatttttgaacctttaactaagcaagtcagttaagaaacaattcttatttacaatgatggcctaccccagccaaacccggacgacactgggccaattgtgcaccgccctaagggactcccaatcacagccgtttgtgatacagcctggaatcgaa
Protein-coding sequences here:
- the fblim1 gene encoding filamin-binding LIM protein 1 isoform X2 → MASAAPQKRMVSSVFITLTSPYRATVTQHQHTRTHSATANDMPHAAMRVSPEDSSTRKPSVCDTQHGSIHRQERTLSESQGSAQNGDQSSTPSLARPSKPRPPPSPVTPNLTLGLEDTQQTDTAAYKGPEELPPPPPLPPVSVDAELTEDLAPLLPPPPVQETPTAPILRPVYPDRPTVSEQPNFAVNRPPEQRTPSSGGEQKEPSQEQLQMVESKEVCGFCRKPVALSETAIEALNRTYHASCFQCRQCHIPLAGKLYYNKAGIPLCEDCYQASLELCWACGEVIKDHVIRALERAYHPPCFICATCSQPIGEQRFAQGEVGEVYCLQDYYRKYAPQCSACQQLIIPREDGTDSFTVECLGRSFHEDCYRCEVCSTQLSPEPNDHGCHPLDERVLCKSCHLTMVQSAQL
- the fblim1 gene encoding filamin-binding LIM protein 1 isoform X1, yielding MSIMASAAPQKRMVSSVFITLTSPYRATVTQHQHTRTHSATANDMPHAAMRVSPEDSSTRKPSVCDTQHGSIHRQERTLSESQGSAQNGDQSSTPSLARPSKPRPPPSPVTPNLTLGLEDTQQTDTAAYKGPEELPPPPPLPPVSVDAELTEDLAPLLPPPPVQETPTAPILRPVYPDRPTVSEQPNFAVNRPPEQRTPSSGGEQKEPSQEQLQMVESKEVCGFCRKPVALSETAIEALNRTYHASCFQCRQCHIPLAGKLYYNKAGIPLCEDCYQASLELCWACGEVIKDHVIRALERAYHPPCFICATCSQPIGEQRFAQGEVGEVYCLQDYYRKYAPQCSACQQLIIPREDGTDSFTVECLGRSFHEDCYRCEVCSTQLSPEPNDHGCHPLDERVLCKSCHLTMVQSAQL